ACCTTATGAATCTACAGCTACATCAAAATTATGGGAAGCAGGTGCAATTTGCCTTGCAAAATCAAACATGGATGAATTTGCAATGGGTAGTTCTACAGAGAATTCTGCTTTTAAAAAAACAAAAAATCCCTGGAATTTAAATACTGTTCCAGGTGGAAGTTCAGGAGGCTCGGCAGCAAGTGTTGCAGCAATGGAAACACCTGTAAGCATTGGTACTGATACAGGTGGCTCTGTAAGACAGCCAGCAAGTTTTTGTGGTGTTGTTGGATTAAAACCAACTTATGGAAGAGTATCAAGGTTTGGATTAATTGCATTTGCAAGCAGCCTGGATCAAATTGGGCCTTTTGGCAGGAATATTTATGACACAGCTTTAGTTCTACAATATATGAGCGGCTATGATCCAAAAGATAGTACTTCTTTAAATATTGATGTTCCAGACTATTTAAAATATTTAAATGTAGGCACGGTTAAAGGTAAAAAAATTGGTCTTATTAAAGAGTTAATGGATGAAGGAATAGATGTTGAAATAAAAAAATCAATTAAAGATGCTGTCAAAAGTTTTAGTGACCTTGGGGCTGAAGTTATTGAAGTATCATTGCCAAATGTAAAATATTCAGTTCCTGTTTATTATATTATTGCTACTGCAGAAGCAAGTTCAAATCTAGCTAGGTATGATGGTGTTAAGTATGGTTTAAGAACTCCTGGTTCAAAAGATATCCTAGCAATGTACAACAGCACTAGAGAAGAAGGTTTTGGGCAGGAAGTAAAAAGAAGAATTATGCTAGGAACTTATGCGCTAAGTTCTGGATATTACGATGCTTATTATAAAAAAGCACAACAAGTTAGAAAATTAGTTACACAAGACTTCTTAAATGCGTTTGAAAAATTAGATCTTTTAGTTTCACCTACTTCTCCAACTACTGCTTTTGAGCTTGGTTCTAAAACTGACGATCCACTTAGCATGTACCTCTCTGACATTGCAACAATTCCTGCTAACTTGGCAGGCTTGCCAGCAATTTCTGTCCCGTGTGGTTTTGATTCTAAAGGTTTACCAATTGGATTACAAATAATTGCCCCTGCATTAAGTGAAGAGTTATTGTTAAATGCAGCTTATGCTTTTGAATCAGTGTGTAAAGTTGATAAAAAAATAGCTGTAGGGATTTACTAATGAAAAAAGTAGTTCTCTTTTTAATCTTATTTTTGTATACAACAAGTTATTCTTTTGCTGGTATTTTTTCAATGAGTTCTCCACCTGCTGCAAATCAAGAAGTTAAACAAGAAGCAATATCAGTACTTGATGAGGTTGATAAAATTTTTAATAAAAGGCTACAAGAAGCAAGGAAGTTAATTACTGAAGGAAACAAGCTAATTAAAAAAGGAGAAAAGAAAAAAAAGGGAGATCTAATTATAAAAGGGAAAATAAAAAAAGAGATTGGTGAAAACCAAATTCAGTCCTTAAAAGAACAAATTGAGAATAAAAAAACACGAGATGAAAGAAGTAACTGGTAGTATGATCTCTAAAAAAAGACATCCAAATCTTTTTACTAAGGAAAACTCAGTAGTTTTACTTATAGACTATCAAGAAAGATTTGTTCCTCATTTATATAACAATGAAGAAACTATTAAAAATATTAAATTGCTTTTATCAGGTGCAAATATATATAAAGTACCAATAATTGTCTCTGAACAAGTCCCAGAAAAATTAGGACCTACAATTGGTGAATTAAAAGAACTTTTAAAAGATGCAAAATTTTTCTCTAAGAAAT
This genomic interval from Candidatus Melainabacteria bacterium contains the following:
- the gatA gene encoding Asp-tRNA(Asn)/Glu-tRNA(Gln) amidotransferase subunit GatA, yielding MLELINKSAKEINKLFLNKEVSAKEIVNAFYKHIDQVEPKIQALNTITKDLAYKQAEELDKKITKGEKLGWVAGVPIIVKDVICVKNYTATCSSKILENFIAPYESTATSKLWEAGAICLAKSNMDEFAMGSSTENSAFKKTKNPWNLNTVPGGSSGGSAASVAAMETPVSIGTDTGGSVRQPASFCGVVGLKPTYGRVSRFGLIAFASSLDQIGPFGRNIYDTALVLQYMSGYDPKDSTSLNIDVPDYLKYLNVGTVKGKKIGLIKELMDEGIDVEIKKSIKDAVKSFSDLGAEVIEVSLPNVKYSVPVYYIIATAEASSNLARYDGVKYGLRTPGSKDILAMYNSTREEGFGQEVKRRIMLGTYALSSGYYDAYYKKAQQVRKLVTQDFLNAFEKLDLLVSPTSPTTAFELGSKTDDPLSMYLSDIATIPANLAGLPAISVPCGFDSKGLPIGLQIIAPALSEELLLNAAYAFESVCKVDKKIAVGIY